Within Spinacia oleracea cultivar Varoflay chromosome 4, BTI_SOV_V1, whole genome shotgun sequence, the genomic segment TACCTTTGTTGCTTTGCACAAATATCGTTGGGTGTTATAGTTTCTGACTATTTTTAATGAGGTCCAGGTGTAACTGGTTTTGTTTGTTCTTTTCAGGACATACTTTGCAGCCAGTCTGTTGCTTCTTAGTGACGAGGTTTTGGATCTCTCTAAGGAAGTTTCTGTACAAGTAGCTGGATGCCAAACATTAACTCGATTTATCTATAGTCAGGTGAAGTAGAAGATCTGCTTTTTTTGCTTCATGAACTTCCATATTACATAATTGTAGAGAAAATTTTGTATTTTAGAGGAATGTCCGTTCACTCTCTTTTGTGAGGAGTTGTTCAAGTAGAGCTTTAGTGATAATCTTGTTTGTTAGATTTTGGCTTCAATTTATGTCCACCATTTTTGTTAAATTGCTCACTTCATAAAACCTTGTCACTAATTGGGGCctttgtttcatttataatttaaatttactTGCTATATTGTGGATGTAAATATCACAACCACAGTTCACTAAACGTATCCAATTATTTACCGATAAAGCCCATTAGATGTTTACTTGAAGCACAACATATTGTTCATACTGTTTCTGAAATTTACGGAAAGGAGTACAAATTATCCTGCTGGTTTTACTCTTTTACTTGAGGATGGGCCTTCAAGGTTCTTAAGCTTGGGTTAGCAATACACTTATATATGGCACATGTGATAAACCTTGTAGGATAGGTATTatgttattaaaaaattaaattacgctACCTGTTTTAATCTGTAGTATGTTTCCATATTTGTACTAGTGCTACAATTATTTTTTCCGTTGGTTCCTTACAAGAATTTGACACATGCACAGAATGATAGCACTTATGCCCGCAATATCGCGACTCTTGTTAACAAAGTCTGCATGTTAGCTCGGGAAACGGGGGAAGAACATCAGAAACATTCCTTGAGAGCCTCATGCCTACAGTGCCTTTCAGCTATGGTAACTTCTCAATTATGATCTTCGCCGCAAACTTGGTTTAGCTAGCTCTGTATTTTGTTTAGAATGATTCACTCATTCAGCATTATAGATTTATTGGTATATGAACAACTGATTAGCTTTTCATCTTTCCATTGCGTTGTAAGTTAACTTATAATTATACTTGCAGGTGTGGTACATGGCTGAGTTCTCGCACATTTTTGACAATATAGACGAGGTCAGTAAACTCAAATCCATTACCTCGATCTGCATAGTTTTCAAACATCAATACGATGGTATCTTTTGTTGTTGTATGTCTTGGGATCAATAAGGTTACTGAGATTTTGGGAGTATAGTTTTTTTTTCAACTGACATGGGTTTGTTTTGGTACTGTCTGCACAATGAGAGATACCAAAATTTGTAGAGACCAATGTATAAAAAGGCATTTCTAATAGTTGGCTTTACTTAAATGTTTTGTTGACTATATTCTAGTACACATGTGTTTAGTCTTTTTTACACATTTTATATTGGTTCCAACCACAGATTGTGCAAATCATATTGGACAACTATGAGGGCGATGTgcaaattgaggaaacagaagaACCACGTCATCACTGGTTGGATGAGGTTGTTAGATGTGCAGGAGGAGGTTGTGCTGTAGCTGGAGTTGCAAGTCCTTGCTGTACTGCTGTCAGGCCTCCTCCGGACAGGAAACACATTTCTTCATTAACAAAGTAATACTTGTGTAAATATGAATATGTTACAACGTTGTCTATTATCTTGAACATATTACCTCCTGGACTCGAAGTGATcttttggtcatcttttgattCCGAAATTTTTTCCCTAGAGAGGAGATGGAGAATCCGAGAGTGTGGGCTCAAATTTGTCTTCAACGATTGGCCGAGCTTGCAAAAGAGAGCTCCACTATGCGTCAGGTTCTAGAGCCAATGTTTACATATTTTGATGTGGGGCGCCATTGGTCTACCCAGCAAGGTTTGGCTGTCACAATTCTTTGTGATATGTGCTATTTCATGGAAGTGCCAGGTACACTTGCTTCACATTTTGGTTAGCTGATGTTTACATTTTTCCTGTCATGCTGTACTAGTAATACTCCTCGTGCgtccaaaaaaaacaaaaaaacaaataaattacaCCCAAGTTACGATTTGTTTTCTTTGTTTAAATGCTAGTGTATTTGAATAATTAGTATGCATTGTGGTGATGTGGGTATTTTAGAAGAAGCCAAGGGAGGCCAAAGATGACTTTGATGTAGGAAGTTAAGAATGATAAGTAGGAATAGCCACTAGTTAGAAGTGAATGGACAAAAGGTTCTTGGTGGACGTAGGAAATAAAGTCTTGGTATGCACCTGACCCCATCCTTTGGAGTTTTGGGATGAAGGATATGGCACTGTTGTTGTTTGGTTGCTGTAATGTGATGGTTTTTTCCTTTGGACTTGTTCAGGTTTACATCCTCCTCCAGTTAGTTGTATTATATTATTGGTCATTTTCAGTCCATTCTAGATTAGGAGCTAAACTTGCTATATatgcttttgtttttcaatgCTAAAATATCTTGGTACTTTATTCTCGCTTTTTATGTCTATCAGAAAATCAGCAAGTAATTTTGAATGGCATAATACGTCATATGGACCATAAAAATGTTGCACAAGACCCTCTAGTCAAGTCTTGCGTGGTCCAAGCTGCTGCAAATGTGGCACGGCAAATTAGGTCTGTTGCAACTCTTTCTGATGTTGGGTTTGTTGGTGACTTGTTGCGACACTTGAGGAAGAGTCTCCAGTCAATTGCTAGTCCTGTTCGAGAGGAAGAGATTAACTTGAATATCCACCTGCAAAATTCAATTGAATCTTGCCTACTTGAAATTGCAAAAGGCGTAAGTTCAATATCATAGGCATAGAGTTATCATCCTCTTTCCTTCAGGCCATCACCAAGTTGTACCCACTTACTTTCCCATTTGATACATCCCTAACCACTTTTATCCCTCCCTGCAGATTAAGGATGCAGATTCATTGTTTTATTTGATGGTAATAGCACTGGAGAAGTTGCCTCCGGTTGGAGTTGTTGCCCGAGCAACAATGGGCTCAGTGTTAATTCTTGCTCATGTATCAGTGGCAGTCCACTCCCATTTGCAGCTggtaaaaacaatattttcatgTGATTTTCTTGGAAGCTTCATTTATATTGAAATCTTTGTATTCCTTTCTAAAGAAGGAAAACTACTTATATCAGctttattaaaagaaaaatcTTTGTATTCATACTGGAACTCTTTTGATCATTTTATGTTATCTGGCATGTGACACTGAATAATATTTGCAGGCTTTCCCGGAAGCACTTCTCATTCAAATTTTGAAAGCTATGCTGCACACAGATACCGAAGCACGTGTTGTGGCTCATCAGATATTTTCTGTTCTCTTGTTTCCGAGCTCCTGGAGATCTTATGAAACAAGGAGATGGCAGTCTAACAGGAGATCTGCATTAGCTTCTGTCACAGATTTACTTGATAAGCTTCGAAAAGAAAAAGATTATACTGTAGAAAAGACTGTTGATGGTGGTTTAGATGAGTTTAAGGGTAAAGAAATCCCGGAGGATGAGTGTAAACAGGGATGGCGACGGAGCTCCCCTAACTTCCACAAATTAAGCTCTATTATTGACCGGACAGCTGGATCCAACAGCATACCTGAGGTACTAAAGTGgtgttatttattattcaagCTTTTGTTCACATGGCTTGTCTGATAAGTTTAATCTTgcattgtttattgtttttcaACTACTGCAGGAACCTTTATAACAAGGTTTTACTAATAACTCTGAATTACtgcaggaaacatgtataatgaAGTTGAGTGAAGATCAGATGTTGCAATTGCTTTCTGGCTATTGGATACAGGCTACCCTTTCAGATAATTTACCATCAAATTTTGAAGCAATAGCCCATTCTTATTGCTTGATGCTCATATCTTCACACATTAAGGTGAAACTTATCCAAGAACATTATTGATAGCACAACTTTTGTTCCCTTTTCTTTGTCTCGCTGTCATTTATTATCATGTTCCTTTGCATAGAGCGGGGACATGTCACTGTTAAATGTTAACTGGTATTTCTGATAAGTAACTTTGCTAAAATGTCAATGATTCATGAAAGCTTGTTGATCGTTTTTTGCATGTAGTTAGGTAAGTATAGAAATAATCTTATGTTTGCTCACCAAAAAACTAACCAAATTCTTCTATGCAGAATACAAATCACAGTGTTGTTGTGCGCTTTTTCCAGCTTCCCTTGTCCCTAAGAAATGTATCATTGTTTGGCGACTGTGGTATGGATATATaactttaaataaatattttttttacattttcGGAAGCCAGTATTGTTAATAGTATTCTTATGGAGTTTTAGGGATGTTGCCATTTGCTTGCCGGAGATCAATGTTCATAACATCAACTGCGATGCTAATGTTTGCTGCCAGAATGTATCAGATGATTGAGCTGAATGATCTGCTAAGGTCCCAAGTTCCATCTGATGTGAGTCTTAGATTTGAGCACTCTATTTTGAGTTGAGAATTTGAGATGCCCTAAATTTTTCGCCTATGGTTTGTAACAACTCTATTTTGAGTTGAGATGGCTTTTCTTGTGAAGTTGATGCCCTAAATTCAGCTTTCCTTGCTACCTGATCCTTTTTTGTTCATTTTGTCTTGCTTTTATTCTATTCTTGTTggctaaaaaaataaatcagtaCCCTGTTTTTTAAGGACAACAGACCCTGATGTATTTTTACTTCCACTTCAGTTTGCTGTTTCCCCTTTACAAACTCCAGTTGCCAGCTGATGTTTTTTCACTAGTTAAATGGCAGCTTATTTAAAGCATTGTTTTCATGCAATTTGCTTGTTTGTTGGTATATGATTacctttattttgatttttgggactaaccGTAGCACTCTTGATCCACACTCTAACCGGTTGGCAAATCATGCAGGTTGATCCCTTATTGGGCATCAACGAGGACCTTCTGGTGTATGTCAAACCTCAAGCGGACATTGGACAGTATGGTTCAGCATTAGATAATCAAGCAGCTATATCATTTCTATCTGAATTACGAGAAAAGAATCTTGATCATGAGAAGATTACGATGGACATCATAGTGAGATATctttgttgcatgattaaggtaTGTTCGACTGCTGGATATTATATCATCATGTTGTAACCTTTCATTAGCATATTTGAAATGGTAATATCTGCTTATTTTCTTTTAGATCGAGGAAGAAGAGTTACTTAATCAGCTGTCTACCATATTCACTCCTGATGAGGCTTTCATCTTCACTCCGAAAGAATTAAGAGAATTGGATCACACTCATATCATGCGCCACTTGAAGGATTCCCCTTCTTTGGACGGTGTATGTTGAATCACCTCAAATCAGTTTAATTGCTTTTGCATCCTGACTAGTTTTCAAGATTCTTAGGACGTGACAAAAGTTATCATGTTGCAGGAATTATCTGTAAGTTCAATTGTTGAAGATGATGTGACAAGTTCATTGTCTGTTTTGAATATTTCTGGCCAAAGAGTGCCACATTCCCGTTCAGATTCTAATATCATGAGCATCGGACAGCTTTTAGAATCAGTAAGTATTTCTCCTCTTTTCCCTTCTTTTGAATGGCTAAAAAGCCATAATATCACTGAAATAATAACTTTGATAGCTTTTAAATTTGAGACGGCCGCCCTCTATAGAGACGCCCTATTTCCGTCTCAAATTCGTCTCTAATCATCATTTTGATTCGGATTTGGACTATGTAGAGATGAAATTCCTCTCTATAAAAAGATTATTTTGTAGTGGTATTGCCAGTTCACTATGATTTTTACGCTTATTTTCAGGCACTTGAAGTGGCTGGACAAGTTGTTGGGACATCTGTATCGAACTCTCCCTTATCTTACAGTATCATGGCTGGTCAATGTGAAGCACTTGAGTCGGGAACTAGGAAGAAGCTCTGCAATTGGTTGGCCCAAGAAAAATCTACTGGCGATGTATTTGCTCCTTTCTCTGATGGACCAACTGTAATTAACCCGGTGAGCTTTATATCCTAGTCTTCTTCTTTAGTGCTTGATAGAAAGATTTGGTTGAGTTTAAACTTACCTAATTGCACCTCAAAATATCCTCTTAAATAGTTGAATGTTTAAGAATTTCACcacattttttttgtattcttCTCAAGAGTGCGGccaatattgtttttttttaaaggaaaagaACCCTGAACTTGCAATAGTTTATTTGATGGGGAGTGTGGGTGCTGTTGTCTTTAAAGAGGCATCGGATAGATTGTTAGAACTAAAAAGAATCACAGAAGTCATTGAATGATTTGGGACCTAAGGTAGCTTTGCGCACACTAGCATAATGGTTAATGTGTGGAAAAATTGTGAGAAAATACCTTTTACGGAGTATGTTCCAGTTTTTGTGAAAAAAACACCTTTTATGTTAATAGTTTAGAATAAATGCACCTTAAGATCAAATGTCGGCCAAAAAAAGTCAAGTTTTCGGGCGTTGACTCACTTTTTTTCCTACAAATATATGTGTGTGTTACACTATTAACAAATACCCT encodes:
- the LOC110778996 gene encoding protein SEMI-ROLLED LEAF 2, producing the protein MGIISRKLFPACGRMCVCCPALRSRSRQPVKRYKKLIADIFPKSPDGQPNERKLVKLCEYAAKNPLRIPKITKQLEERFFRELRHGHLKTVGFVMEAYNKLLCVCGKQMTYFAASLLLLSDEVLDLSKEVSVQVAGCQTLTRFIYSQNDSTYARNIATLVNKVCMLARETGEEHQKHSLRASCLQCLSAMVWYMAEFSHIFDNIDEIVQIILDNYEGDVQIEETEEPRHHWLDEVVRCAGGGCAVAGVASPCCTAVRPPPDRKHISSLTKEEMENPRVWAQICLQRLAELAKESSTMRQVLEPMFTYFDVGRHWSTQQGLAVTILCDMCYFMEVPENQQVILNGIIRHMDHKNVAQDPLVKSCVVQAAANVARQIRSVATLSDVGFVGDLLRHLRKSLQSIASPVREEEINLNIHLQNSIESCLLEIAKGIKDADSLFYLMVIALEKLPPVGVVARATMGSVLILAHVSVAVHSHLQLAFPEALLIQILKAMLHTDTEARVVAHQIFSVLLFPSSWRSYETRRWQSNRRSALASVTDLLDKLRKEKDYTVEKTVDGGLDEFKGKEIPEDECKQGWRRSSPNFHKLSSIIDRTAGSNSIPEETCIMKLSEDQMLQLLSGYWIQATLSDNLPSNFEAIAHSYCLMLISSHIKNTNHSVVVRFFQLPLSLRNVSLFGDCGMLPFACRRSMFITSTAMLMFAARMYQMIELNDLLRSQVPSDVDPLLGINEDLLVYVKPQADIGQYGSALDNQAAISFLSELREKNLDHEKITMDIIVRYLCCMIKIEEEELLNQLSTIFTPDEAFIFTPKELRELDHTHIMRHLKDSPSLDGELSVSSIVEDDVTSSLSVLNISGQRVPHSRSDSNIMSIGQLLESALEVAGQVVGTSVSNSPLSYSIMAGQCEALESGTRKKLCNWLAQEKSTGDVFAPFSDGPTVINPVSPRADGIHGEVGPHEQFSSLRLPPASPFDNFLHAVSGPRPMLAGLSP